One part of the Arthrobacter sp. EM1 genome encodes these proteins:
- a CDS encoding FMN reductase, protein MESRRITVLSAGLGVPSSSRLLADQLAAAVERQLAAAGYAVDIEVLELRDLAVDIANNFVTGYAAPKLAEVIAGVRASEGIIAVSPVFSASYSGLFKSFIDVLDPTSLEGKAVLLGATAGTDRHQMVLDFAMRPLFTYLRTRIAGTAVFAGPQDWGKDGDGESPLSVRIDRAAGEFARLLEVPQTLQKPDALATLPFEQLLAGISARR, encoded by the coding sequence GTGGAATCCCGCCGCATTACAGTTCTCTCTGCCGGACTCGGCGTCCCGTCGTCGAGCCGCCTGCTCGCGGACCAGCTGGCCGCCGCCGTCGAGCGCCAGCTCGCCGCCGCAGGATACGCAGTCGATATCGAGGTGCTGGAACTCAGGGACCTCGCCGTGGACATTGCCAACAATTTTGTGACCGGCTACGCCGCGCCAAAGCTGGCCGAAGTGATTGCCGGCGTCCGGGCCTCGGAGGGTATCATCGCCGTCAGCCCGGTCTTCAGCGCCTCCTACAGCGGCCTCTTTAAGTCCTTCATAGACGTCCTCGATCCCACGTCGCTTGAGGGCAAGGCCGTTCTGCTGGGCGCGACTGCCGGAACCGACCGGCACCAGATGGTGCTGGACTTTGCCATGCGGCCCCTGTTCACCTACCTCCGTACCCGGATCGCCGGCACGGCTGTCTTCGCCGGGCCCCAGGACTGGGGAAAAGACGGCGACGGCGAATCGCCGCTATCCGTCCGGATCGACCGGGCGGCCGGGGAGTTCGCCCGCCTCCTGGAAGTCCCACAGACGCTCCAGAAGCCGGATGCCCTGGCGACGCTGCCATTTGAGCAGCTGCTCGCCGGTATCTCGGCCCGCCGGTAG
- the rplI gene encoding 50S ribosomal protein L9: MAKLILTHEVTGLGAAGDVVEVKDGYARNYLLPRNFALTWSKGGEKQVESIKTARAAREHASLEDAQKQAAALSAKPVKLVVKAGETGRLFGTVKQGDVADAVEAAGLGRIDKRKVELPTHIKSVGSYQANVRLHNDVAAVIDLDVVAGK, translated from the coding sequence ATGGCAAAGCTCATTCTGACCCACGAAGTAACCGGTCTCGGTGCTGCAGGCGATGTTGTCGAGGTCAAGGACGGTTACGCACGTAACTACCTGCTGCCCCGCAACTTCGCTCTGACCTGGTCCAAGGGCGGCGAGAAGCAGGTTGAGTCAATCAAGACTGCCCGCGCCGCCCGCGAGCACGCTTCCCTGGAAGACGCTCAGAAGCAGGCCGCAGCACTCTCCGCCAAGCCGGTCAAGCTCGTTGTCAAGGCTGGCGAGACCGGACGACTGTTCGGCACCGTCAAGCAAGGCGACGTGGCCGACGCTGTTGAGGCCGCTGGCCTTGGCCGCATCGACAAGCGCAAGGTTGAACTGCCGACCCACATCAAGTCGGTCGGTTCCTACCAGGCCAACGTCCGTCTGCACAACGACGTTGCCGCTGTGATCGACCTCGACGTAGTCGCAGGCAAGTAG
- the rpsR gene encoding 30S ribosomal protein S18 yields the protein MAKAELRKPKPKSNPLKAADITVIDYKDVALLRKFISDRGKIRARRVTGVTVQEQRKIAQAIKNAREVALLPYSGAGRG from the coding sequence ATGGCTAAGGCTGAACTCCGTAAGCCCAAACCAAAGTCCAACCCCTTGAAGGCCGCTGACATCACTGTCATCGACTACAAGGACGTAGCATTGCTGCGCAAGTTCATCTCCGACCGCGGAAAGATCCGCGCCCGTCGCGTCACCGGCGTCACGGTGCAGGAACAGCGCAAGATCGCCCAGGCAATCAAGAACGCCCGCGAAGTTGCTCTGCTGCCTTACTCCGGCGCTGGCCGCGGCTAA
- a CDS encoding single-stranded DNA-binding protein yields MAGETTITVIGNLTSDPELRFTPSGSAVANFTIASTPRTFDRQSNEWKDGETLFLRASVWREAAENVAESLTKGMRVIVSGRLKSRSYETKEGEKRTVIELEVDEIGPSLRYANAKVNRTQRSGGGGAGNGAQGGFGAGNSGGGFGGGSGGNQGGGNAGGTWGGNQPAQQDDPWATPGVSNAGGGWGNGPDSEPPF; encoded by the coding sequence ATGGCAGGCGAAACCACTATTACGGTCATCGGTAATCTCACCAGTGACCCCGAGCTGAGGTTCACACCGTCAGGTTCGGCCGTAGCGAATTTCACCATCGCTTCTACTCCCCGCACCTTCGACCGCCAGTCCAATGAGTGGAAGGACGGGGAAACCCTGTTCCTGCGCGCATCGGTATGGCGTGAAGCAGCCGAAAATGTCGCCGAATCCCTGACCAAGGGGATGCGCGTCATCGTTTCCGGTCGTCTGAAGAGCCGTTCCTACGAAACCAAAGAAGGCGAGAAGCGCACCGTTATCGAGCTTGAGGTCGATGAAATCGGCCCCAGCCTGCGCTACGCCAACGCCAAGGTCAACCGTACCCAGCGCTCCGGCGGTGGTGGTGCCGGCAACGGTGCCCAGGGTGGTTTTGGCGCCGGCAACAGCGGCGGCGGCTTCGGTGGCGGCTCTGGTGGAAACCAGGGCGGCGGCAACGCAGGCGGAACCTGGGGCGGCAACCAGCCCGCACAGCAGGATGACCCCTGGGCTACGCCCGGGGTCAGCAATGCAGGCGGCGGCTGGGGCAACGGCCCGGACTCCGAACCTCCCTTCTAA
- the rpsF gene encoding 30S ribosomal protein S6 — protein MRPYELMVIIDPEVEERTVEPTLQKFLNVITTDGGTIEKVDIWGRRRLAYEIQKKSEGIYAVVNFTAEPGTAKELDRQLSLNETIMRTKITRPEVQKVVAE, from the coding sequence ATGCGTCCTTACGAATTGATGGTAATCATCGACCCCGAGGTCGAAGAGCGTACCGTTGAGCCAACGCTTCAGAAGTTCCTGAACGTCATCACGACCGATGGTGGAACCATCGAAAAGGTTGACATCTGGGGCCGTCGTCGCCTGGCTTATGAAATCCAGAAGAAGTCTGAAGGTATCTACGCCGTGGTGAACTTCACCGCTGAGCCGGGTACCGCCAAGGAACTTGATCGCCAGCTGAGCCTCAACGAGACCATCATGCGCACCAAGATCACCCGCCCCGAAGTGCAGAAGGTTGTTGCTGAGTAA